A stretch of Tenrec ecaudatus isolate mTenEca1 chromosome 2, mTenEca1.hap1, whole genome shotgun sequence DNA encodes these proteins:
- the LOC142440427 gene encoding olfactory receptor 5V1-like, producing the protein MGIYNLTTVTEFILMGISDLPEVRYSLFVVIAMIYQVTLVGNGAILLAIGTETKLQTPMYYFLANLSLVDIFCPSATVPKMLKNLLTEKKNISFVGCVLQLFFLVGFVGTEVFLLALMAYDRYVVICFPLRYTLIMTKGRCVLLTAGTWVAGFLNSLLHTVFTFRLSFCKSNHVNQYYCDIPPVVALSCSSTYVAEMLTLVVGGTLGISAFLITCISYVYIISTILKIRSAEGKRKAFSTCASHLLVVCLFYGTAIFTYIRPPSSHHSPARDRLISMLYGVITPMLNPIIYSLRNTEVKGALRRVLCQHTCL; encoded by the coding sequence ATGGGTATCTACAATTTAACCACTGTCACCGAGTTCATCCTCATGGGGATATCTGATCTCCCTGAGGTGCGCTACTCTCTCTTTGTGGTCATTGCTATGATCTATCAGGTCACTTTGGTAGGAAATGGAGCCATTCTCCTTGCCATTGGAACTGAGACAAAGCTGCAGACACCTATGTATTATTTTTTGGCAAATCTGTCTCTGGTAGATATTTTCTGCCCATCAGCCACTGTtcccaagatgctcaagaaccttttgactgaaaagaaaaatatttcttttgttgGATGtgttttgcagctgttttttctaGTAGGCTTCGTAGGGACTGAAGTCTTCCTTCTGGCTCTCATGGCTTATGATCGATATGTGGTCATATGTTTCCCCCTTCGATATACCCTGATCATGACAAAGGGACGCTGTGTTCTTCTCACCGCTGGAACCTGGGTTGCAGGGTTTCTGAACTCCCTTCTGCACACCGTGTTCACATTCCGCCTGTCTTTCTGTAAATCTAATCATGTCAACCAATATTATTGTGACATCCCTCCAGTGGTGGCCCTCTCTTGTTCCTCCACATATGTGGCAGAAATGCTTACCTTAGTGGTAGGAGGTACCTTGGGAATCAGTGCCTTCTTGATCACTTGTATCTCTTATGTTTACATTATATCCACCATCCTGAAAATCCGGTCAGCAGAAGGGAAACGcaaagccttctccacctgtgctTCCCATCTCCTGGTGGTTTGTTTGTTCTATGGTACAGCGATATTTACTTACATCCGCCCTCCTTCCAGTCACCACTCCCCAGCCAGAGACAGGCTCATCTCCATGCTGTATGGTGTCATTACCCCGATGTTAAACCCCATCATCTACAGCCTGAGAAATACAGAAGTAAAAGGGGCTCTCAGAAGAGTTTTATGCCAACATACATGTTTATAG